In the Thermodesulfovibrio yellowstonii DSM 11347 genome, one interval contains:
- a CDS encoding glycosyltransferase family 4 protein produces MLELAEGLRDRGFDVTVATTYPEYNLDNEQRNIKYPEFTEENQIKVIRIKTLPHHNVNFIIRGISQISMPYIFENKIKKYLKKAEIIIVYSPPMPLAMLGAKLKKNFNAKFLLNVQDIFPQNAIDLGVLKNPLLIKFFKDMERNAYIDADLIFVHSEGNLNFLKMNHPDIATKFIVLHNWIDTKQFERLSRTNKYRKLYNIEDKFIILFAGVMGLSQGLDFVIELAEKVRDLKDLVFLFVGDGMERTKLQDLARAKNLNNVIFKPFVSKEEYPYLVKDCDVGLVSLSSKNKTPVVPGKILGYMAAKLPVLAFLNRESDGHIIIKQANCGFSCIHGDIQKAEDLVREIYKNKISLSTYGKNGYNYLVNNFERKICIQKLIEKF; encoded by the coding sequence ATGCTGGAGCTGGCTGAAGGGTTGAGAGACAGAGGTTTTGATGTTACTGTTGCTACAACCTATCCAGAATATAATTTAGACAACGAGCAGAGGAATATAAAATATCCAGAGTTTACTGAAGAAAATCAAATTAAGGTCATTAGAATAAAAACTCTGCCACATCACAATGTAAATTTTATTATTAGAGGCATTTCTCAGATTAGCATGCCCTACATATTTGAGAATAAAATTAAAAAATACTTAAAAAAGGCAGAGATAATTATTGTTTATAGCCCCCCTATGCCCCTTGCAATGCTTGGAGCTAAACTTAAGAAGAATTTTAATGCAAAGTTTTTATTAAATGTTCAGGACATATTTCCTCAAAATGCAATTGATTTAGGCGTTTTAAAAAATCCTCTTTTAATAAAGTTTTTTAAAGACATGGAGCGAAATGCTTACATAGACGCAGATTTGATCTTTGTTCACTCTGAGGGCAACTTAAACTTTTTAAAAATGAATCATCCAGACATTGCAACCAAATTTATAGTCCTTCATAACTGGATTGATACAAAACAGTTTGAGAGGCTGTCAAGGACTAACAAATACAGGAAGCTATATAATATAGAGGATAAATTTATTATACTTTTTGCTGGGGTTATGGGTCTTTCTCAGGGTCTTGATTTTGTCATAGAACTGGCTGAAAAGGTGAGGGATTTGAAGGATTTAGTGTTCCTTTTTGTTGGTGATGGCATGGAGAGAACAAAACTACAGGATTTAGCCAGAGCCAAAAATTTAAATAATGTTATATTCAAGCCCTTTGTATCTAAAGAGGAATATCCCTATCTTGTTAAAGATTGTGATGTTGGACTTGTATCTTTATCCAGTAAAAACAAAACTCCTGTGGTGCCAGGGAAGATTCTTGGATATATGGCTGCAAAACTTCCTGTTTTAGCTTTTTTGAATAGGGAAAGTGATGGGCATATTATAATTAAACAAGCAAATTGCGGATTTAGCTGTATTCATGGAGATATTCAAAAAGCAGAGGATTTAGTGAGAGAAATTTATAAAAATAAAATTTCACTCAGCACATACGGCAAGAATGGTTATAACTATTTGGTGAATAATTTTGAAAGGAAAATTTGTATTCAAAAGTTGATAGAAAAATTTTAG